From the genome of Pseudoliparis swirei isolate HS2019 ecotype Mariana Trench chromosome 14, NWPU_hadal_v1, whole genome shotgun sequence:
GGATGAGGAGGAACGGCCACCACATCGGAGCTGACGTGGACGCCGCCATGTGCAGCCACGAGACCAAAGGACAGACCGCCATCTTGGTGGCCATCGACGGTGAGGAGAGAAACacaggaaaacactgaatgactGACTGACTCTCACGGCGTGTGTTTGGTCCGTAGGCGTGCTGTGTGCCATGTTAGCCATCGCGGACACGGTGAAGGCGGAGTCGGCGTTGGCGGTGTACACGCTCACCAGCATGGGCATCGAGGTGGTGATGATAACGGGAGACAACCGGCGCACTGCGAACGCCATCGCTGCACAGGTACGACTTATTAATGATCAATGATAATGAACGGTGTAAATATATGAACTCTAAAGGTTTTTGTTGGCCCACAGGTGGGCATCAGGAAGGTGTACGCCGAGGTGCTGCCTTCGCACAAGGTGGCGAAGGTGCAGGAGCTGCAGGACCGAGGCCGGCGGGTGGCCATGGTGGGGGACGGCGTCAACGACTCGCCCGCCCTCGCCTTGGCGGACGTCGGCATCGCCATTGGTACCGGCACCGATGTGGCCATCGAGGCGGCCGACATCGTTCTCATTCGAGCAAGTGGAAACCGGCGGGCTATATTGAAAGTGTTTTAAACGTGAACGCTGAACGTGTCTTTCTCACGGCGCAGAACAACCTGCTGGACGTGGTGGCGAGCGTGGAGCTGTCCAAGAAGACGGTGCGCCGCATCAGGACCAACTTTGTGTTTGCCCTCATCTACAACCTGGTGGGGATCCCCATCGCTGCAGGTGAGCACCATGACTCCTCAAGGTGTCTCCAAATTTCAGAAGCGCAAGTCCCTTTTTAATAATTGTCTTAATATTTTCAGCATGTTTCCTTTGGcgcccccctgtggacaaaagggGAAGTGTTCCTGAGCGCCAGACTGCTTTAACACagataatgtaaataaagttgAATGTTGCGTGTTCAGAGTGCCCTCTCTGTTGTCTGCAGGTGTGTTCATGCCAGTCGGCTTGGTGCTCCAGCCCTGGATGGCCTCTGCTGCAATGGCAGCCTCCTCTGTCTCAGTGGTCCTGTCATCTCTCATGCTGAAAATGTGAGTTCATGTGTAAGAGAAGAATACCCAGagttgttttatgtatattgacattttatttaatcataTTTCATCCGTTCTCTCCAGGTACAAGAAGACCTCGGTGGAGGTGTATGAGGCACGAGCTCTGGGCCACATGAGGAGCCTCCGGTTGTCACAGATCAGCACGCATGCAGGTCTGGAGGATGAGCACCAAAGCTCTGCTGTCCAGGGGAGGGACCGCTACGCCCTCCTGGAGGACCGCAACATGGTGTGAAGGACTGAGACCAAGAGTATttctatgtatttatgtaaGAAGAGATTTTGATtgcactgtaataaataatgtaaGACCATGTATGAAGAGATTTGTATTTTACACTACAATCATAAATGCAAACATGGTGTCAAGAGGTGACGCACAACAATAAGGTGCAGCAAAGTCGCACTTAGGTTTTTATGACATAAAAACCGGGGGGGTGGGCTATACACACACCCCTTCAGCTGCTGAAATCTAAACCCctaagtgcaaaaaaaaacctcaagaTTAGTCAGAATATGAAAGCCCAAAGATTAAGGGAGGTGAGGATGTCCCAATGGCAGTGGAACACATCCAGAAGGTCAGGGTCCTAATAACAACACAATTTATTATTATGCAAGTCAAAGCTTAGACCTTCAATAAAGAAAAAGCCTAATACAGAGTAAACATCCACATTTTTGTCACTACTACCACAGGAGGCTGACCAAGCACCTCCTGTAGCAGTAGAGCAAGGATATTGCACACAGAGATAATATTAGTCAAAACCCCTCTACCATCATGTGCTATTCTTTGTTTTGAATGGGGCAACTGGAAATACATAACATTCCATCAAAAGGTAGAGAAGTAGCAAACACCAAAAGATTACATAATTTCAACTAAAGTCTGCATTGTCATCTCCAAGGATGAAGGGAGGGCCACGGAAGACTGCTGTTCACCTCACATCTGTActctaaaaacatattaaaaagaTTCACAAGTGTGACAGCTCTGCATGTGACACTACTTTATTCATCACATAAAGATAAATGGCTACTTGACAAACTTACCCCAGGTGGGACTTGTTTCTGTCAGACACTTCTCCCCCTTGGGTCTTGACAATCTCCTGGTGTATTTGTCAACAACTCAAACTGAAGGACAAAGACATTCACATTTAATCATATTGGACTCAATCTGGCAAAGCTTCGATGTGTGTGGCACAAAATTACAaatacttacaattcattgccaggtttctcaaagcctacaaaagaaacaTCTAAAGCAATTAGTCAAACTGCGGCTAAAAAGCCATCAGTTCAATGAAAGATTTCAGACAAATATGATTAGAAATGCTTATCCTATATAAATTGTCTGTAGGGAGCTTAGTTTCTAACTTGCTATTGGTTAGAATGGATGTCATTTCCAGTAAATATcaccaaataataaattagatatatacatacatacaaacaaaacGCTGTGGCCGAGCAGTTCTCCATCATGTGGTTCAATTATTCCTCGTTACATTCACTCTTAACGCTGCGTTAAGAGCACAGTGAGACAGCCACGATGATGTCCGCCATTAACAGTGACTCGTTCCACCGCCAACAAATAATTCACGAGTTGCCCTGAAAACTGAACATTATCGTTGCGCACGCTGTTTGCTGAAACACGGATATCTTTACACTGACGCTCTTCTCGGGACGACACGCGGTGGACTTGACGGTCgagctagcttacattaaacGCTTCGTAAAGTTAACATTGATTCAACTACGAATATACATATGACGATGTTTACTAAGGACACGTTATTGAGACGCTGAAACTTACCTTCATGTCACGCGCACACCTGCGCTGCCTTCTCGCTTCCGccattcttcttctgtggtgttttacGGCAGCTTGCATCCTTTTAGTTGCACTACTGCCATCTTCCGGTTCCCAGCTACTATACTTTCCCCATCAGTCCTGTTGCTCGCAAAAAGTGCATGAAGCACCCTCttcccagaccactagacccccACTCCAATAGCTCTCTTCCTTTCTGACCTGTATTTATTGCATCTGGTGACAACATGATGAACAGTTTCTGGTGCCTGGCAGCGCTCACAGAGTCCAGTTGGGTGTTTAAATAGCTGTGCCCAATCCTCAATCTTGCCATTGTGACTTTTACCCCACTCACTTTACTCTGAATTGAGTACAAGTGTCCCCATTGTCGTTGATATTTTCCTTGATGATGCCCTTTCCCTCTGCTTTAGATAACTTAACATCTACTTGTACTCTGTTTTCCTTTAGTGCTAGTTTGTCCACATTCCCTCGGATACCTACATGGGCCGGCACCCATAAAAATACAACTTCAATGCCTTGCTCCACTGCTCTTGAGTGCATtgtcaatattttaaacacTACATCTTGCCGAGTATTGGACATAACCGACTTCAGACTGGCGAGTGCCGACATGGAGTCTTTGTTTCTCAATCCACTCTAATGCCAAGACAATTGCGTACAATTCAACTGAATACACAGCCAGAAAATCCAAAGTGCGTTTGTATATTCCATAATTTTTGCTAGGGACTAAAACAGCAGACCCTGTACTGCCTCCAGCTGGATCTTTAGATCCATCAGTGAAAACCTGCACATGCTCTACGTATTTTCCAACTGTGTACTCGTAGAACTCACTCACTAGATCAGGATTCTTTTGTTTTACCTTAATCTGCAGCAACTCCATGTCTACCTCTGGGTCCTTCAGCAACCACACAGGAGTTATTGGCCAAATCACAGTAGAGATAAACTCAATCTTGTTGCTCTTAAGTGGGGACATACAGCTGAACCCTGGTCCATCAGTGAACCTTAATATAGATCAAAATGATGCTCTGTCTTGGCATGTTTTTACTAGAAGGGTTGAACCAGCAGATGATCTCCCCTTGGGACTGCTGGCTGCTGAGATGCAACCAAGCAGTAGTGGTTTAACTTTTCAGCCACTGGATGAGATAAGCCAAGTGTCTGCCTCCACCAGGCCAGGCCCCAGTAGCAACAGGCTTAATATCGCCAATGTGAACATCAGaccaggcccaggccccagtTATAACAACCTAGCTGTTACTAGACCACCTATCATCTGGCCGGGCACTTGCTCTAGTAGCAACTGGTCTGTTACCACCAACCTAGCTACTTTAGGGCCTGAACCAAGCTCCAGTCGCAGTAGTGGGCAAGATACCATCAGGCTAGGCCTCTCATCTATCATCAAGCCGGGCTCAGGCCctagcggcagcagcagcagcagcccaccCACCATCAAGCCGGGCCTAGGccccagcggcagcagcagcagcagcccatccaccaccaggccgggctcaggccccagtggcagcagcagcagcccatccACCATCAAGCCGGGCTTAGGCCCCAGCGGCAGTGGCACCGACAGCAGTCCATCTACCACCGGGCCGGGCTCGGGCCCCAGTGGCAGGAGGCCCCCAGCAACATCAGCAGCTGAGATCCACACGCCAGGCTTGCACATGAGAAAGCAGAGGCTGTTTCGTCTCTTACAAACTGTTAATCATGCTAAAATCCTGTGGGATCCGACTGTGAAACCTAGGGGTCTATTTGGGGGGCACCTCAACATCAGAAGCCTTACTGGTAAGAGCAGCCAAATATCCCATCTTCTGTCTGACTCAAACCTGGACTTCCTCTGTCTAACTGAGACTTGGTTGAAGGAAACAGCTCCCACGGACATATTTACGATGCCAGATTATCAGTGTTTTAGACAAGATAGACCAGATGGAAGGGGGGGTGGTGTGCTTCTTTATGTAAGAGGTGACCTACAACGCCGGTAGCATGCTGGAATACGTTGGTGTTAAAATTATCCTGTCCCAACAAATGTCTTTTAATATCATAGGTATCTATAGACCCCCATCTGCCACCGATGCTTTCTATGATCAATTTGAAGCCACCCTGAAAGAATGTAATCTGAATAAGGAACTAATCTTGATGGGTGACTTCAACGTGAATTGGGAGGACAAATCCAagagaaaaaagttaaaaatgATTACTGATAAATTCCACCTGGAACAAATAGTCAACGGTCCGACGAGAATAACAAAAAGCTCTAGCACGCAGATCGATCTGATGTTCTCCAACAAGACAGAAAGAATAATTAAACACTATAACTTAATTACCGGTCTGTCCAACCACAACCTTACCTTATGTGCAAGAAAACTGACCAAAAATAGGTTTAGCAATATTACAACAAAAAGGAAGATCATTCAGTGTATTCCCAGAGCTAAACAGGACCAATTTGCTACCGAAATTACCACCCTAAATTGGGATGACTTGCTGTCCTCTGATGATCTGGCAGCTGGATGTGACATGTTCACTCACAGAATTAATTCTGTGAGGGAAAGATTTACTGTAAGGTTAAAGaccaaaaagagaaataatttACCCTGGTTAAATGGTCAAGTATGGAAGCTTATGAAATCTAGAGATGCTGCACTGAGGAAGGCTGTTAAGACCAGGAGAGACACTGACATCCTTCTATATAAAGGTCTTAGAAACAAAGTCACTCAGGAGCTGAGACAAGCTAAATCTAACTTTtatcttggtatactgcatgaaGCGAAAGGGAACAGTAAACTAATTTGGAAGAATATAGATAATCTTACAAGGAGGGACTCAAAATTCTCAGGTGATCTTAAAGTCAAAATACATGGAGAGATAATTGAAGACCATCGCACGGTTGCCAATGTTTTTAATCACTTTTTTCTTGACTCTGTAAACGAGCTGACGAAAGGCTTCATGAAGCAGGACCTGGTCATCCGTCCAACTGACTACACAAAGCAGACTTTCACATTGTTTGAAACAAGTGAGGTCCAGGTACACAAAATAATTAGCTCCATGAAAAACTCTAAAAGTAGAGATATGTTCCTATTCGATACTGCGTTCATCAAAGCACACAAAGATCTTCTAGCTGCCCCTATTGCACATTTGATCAATCTGTCTCTTAAACACTGTACTTTCCCTGATGCTTGGAAATGTGCTATTGTGACGCCTATCCATAAGTCTGGAGACCGCTTTGATGCCTGTAACTATAGACCGATAAGTATACTGCCTATACTCTCTAAGGTTGCTGAAAAAGTGGTCGCTGACCAGCTGACCACTTTTATGAACTCAGGTGAGTTTGGGCTGCATCGGATGCAGTTCGGTTTCAGAGCGAATCATTCTACTGAAACTGCAACTTTGCTTTTTGTAGAACATATCAAATCCAGGCTTGATAAGGAAGCTATAGCTGGTGCTGTGTTTTTAGATCTGAGCAAAGCTTTCGACACAGTGAACCATGCTGTTATGCTGTCAAAATTGTCTCATTTTAATTTTTCAAACACAGCACTGGCATGGATGTCTTCATACTTATCTAATAGGAGGCAATGTGTTAAAGTGGGTGTTACTCTGTCTAGTGTCATGAACTGTACAATGGGTGTCCCACAAGGGTCCGTGTTGGGGCCGCTATTATTTAGCATGTATATAAACGATCTCCCACAGCACTGTCCTCAAGACATCCATCTTCagatgtatgctgatgacactgttGTGTGGACTTATGCAGCAACAGCCGCGCTAGCAGCTGTTAAGTTAACGGCTGCATTGGAGACTATCACAAAATGGCTAGAAGAGTCAGGCCTAAGTCTCAATGTGTCTAAGACAAAAGCTATGTTCTTCCACAAGAAACACAGGAAGATGGCTCCAACAGCGGACATCTTGATCAAAGGTGTCAAGGTTGACGTAGTCTCTGACTTTAAATATCTTGGTGTGGTATTAGACCCCAATTTAAACTTTAAGagccatgtaaaaaaaaaaggttaaaacattaaaatacaacataGTTAATTTTAGACACATCAGAAACTGTCTCTCCTTAGAAGCAGCTAAGATATTTATGCACGCTATGATTCTCTCCCACATGACATACTTTATCACATGCTGGGGACAAGCTAGTGAATCAGATGTAAGACCTCTTGCTTCCTTGTATAAACAAACCCTGAAAACTTTAGACAAAAAGCCTATGCGTTTCCACCACTGTAAGATACTCGAGAAACACAGGCTACTGAGCTTCGAACACCTTAGACAACTAGCAGACTCATGTATGGTCTATAAAATCATTAATGGGTTGGCACCTCCACCACTGTGTGACTTTGTACATATTCGTCCTACAAATTCCATCAGAGCTACAAGAACAGTGTCAGTACTTGATTGCGTTAAACCGTTCCGCTACACTGTGTTTGGACAGTCATCTTTTTCTGTAAAAGCAATAACTCAGTGGAACAGGCTGCCAGAAAAGATGAGGAGGTGCAGTTCAATTGTCACTTTCAAAGCTCACCTGAAAGGACAGTTGCTAGCGAGTCAATCATGTTCCCATTTTCAGTAGGGTACCCTTAATGGGGGGGCGGCATGACGATAATCAACCTCTGGGGCCTCTGGCCCCTGTGTAAATAGGCTCATTGACCGTAggggttttttatttctattttatttttaatgttatcgtacgtatttcattgtattgttctacattgtatgttttatttgtattgttttatattgtatgtacaagggactggaggtgtaaaatagcaaaagctataacctagtgcaatgcatcttttctcttcggagactaatgtttttttgtacgttgtccctgaaataaacttctaaaataaaaaaaaataaacaatttattCAGCCCATCTCCGCTTAATTGTTTTACCATAATGTAACATATGTCGTCATTCCAGCTTTAGCAACTGCTCTTGTTAGCTCCCCTATTGTAAATGGTACACTTAATTCATCTTCAgtatcctccttcttcctcaaggCCTCCCTATGTGTacatcttgtttcctctctaGTTCGCTTCCCTTCCTCAGACAGATTGTTATTGCTGTGTATCTTTACAAATGTACTAGCCAACATAACAGCGTTCTCTTTATTAGTCACCGCTACCTCTTCTCCAGCTTTTAGTACAGGATAACTCCACTCTCTTCTGTCCCCTCCCATCTTTCTAATCATTCCCCATATTTCTCCTACTGTTGTTGTATTTCCAAATGTCTCACAAAACTTCCTCCAGTGTGTCCTCTTTGCCTGCCTTATTGTCTTTCTCACTAATGCCTGAGCTTTCTTGAACTGTATCATATACTGATAGTTATGGGTTCTTTTCATTAACTTGAATGCCCTGTTTCTATTTCTAACCGCCTCTTTACAAGTATTGGTCCACCATGGTACTGCTTTTCTACTTGCTTTTCCTTTACTTTTTGGGATGGACTCTAGAGCAGCTGCCCTAATGCCTTCGACTATCATATCATTTAGGCTTTCTATAGGCATATCACCATTAATCTTACTCAGATGCCCATCACTCTGTTCCTTAAATCTCTTCCAGTTGGCCTTCCCAAAGACCCATTTTTCACCCCTGGCTTCTTCCACGACTGACATacgaatatttattttacaaaatatcgGGTAGTGATCACTGCCTATAGTTCCCTCATTATATGCTTTCCAATCACACACTGCCGCAATGTTACTCGACACTAGTGTTAGGTCCAGCACAGACTCCTTTCCTGTGCTGACATTAATCCTGGTTTTACTCCCATCATTTATGCAGACTAAGTTCCTAACATCTAATAGTTTGACCATTGCCATCCGTACTTCCACTCCCCCATAATCTGTTATGTGCGTTAAAGTCCCCACACCATACTATACTTGTCCCATCTTGTCCTTCTATTTCTTCCAATTCTCTCAATTCTAATTTTACACATGGATTATAATAATTCCTTCCTATCACTCCAAACTTCAACTACCACATACTCCCTTTCTTGCCCTATACCCAGTACCCTATGGGGAATCCCTTCATTTATAAAAGTAACACAGCTCCCTCCTTGTCCTTCTTTCCTATCTCTTCTAATTGATACATACCCATTAttgttgcaagtcaaagtgtccttgagcaaggcactgaacccccagttgcttcccaggcgcatcactgcagcccactgctccttaataactaaggatgggttaaatgcagacaactaatttccccttggggattaataaagtatatatcttatcttatctatcTCATCTATTACAAAGTCCAATCTTGGCTTTAGCCACGATTCTTGTATGCACAGGACATCTGGTTTCTCCCTTCTGCTGTCTATACATTTCTTAAGCTCCTGCCCATTGGAAATTAAACTTCTTGCATTCCATTCAAGTATGAACATGATTATCACCCAATACATGCAAGCTGGCTTGCCTGTACACTAACACGGTCTCTCACTTGCTCCCATTTTAAACCTATCATATCAAGATGATGTACTGCTGCCTCAACAATTATTTGAATCCTTTCAGTTTTTGACTTAACCTCAGCAGTTGCATTTATCACCAGCTTCTCCTTCTCTGCCCGTACCCTGACTTAATCATTTCTTTCTGCTTCCACTGCCATTTGGACTTTATTGACaccctcctctggcttcttCTCCTGCCTCACCAACTAAACTGCCTCTGCATAAATtacatttcctttccttcttgtttGTTGGACTTCCACCTCTCGCTTCATTGCTTCACATCCCCAATACGCAACACTATGTCTCCCACCGCAGTTGCAGCACTTTGACTGAACTCCTTCTCCACACCTGGCACACTTTTGCCAAATTCCTgacatttgaaacacctcactGGTTTTGGTGTAAACTCCCTTACTCTGTATCTCACAAATCCACAATACCGTTCCGCAGGAATGTCTTTCCATCAAACTCTACCAAAATTGTTTCAGTTTCCATTTTCTCTACTCCTCTTGTCATTCTTTTAGCACTCTTAACTGCTCTGCTACGTACTATTAAGCTTGCCACCAGATCCTTCATATTCGTACTCCAGATGTCTTTTGGCCTCTATGCTCCAACTCTAAGCACTTTTATCTGCCCAACCATGGCAAGTGTTTTTGCCTTATCAACTTGTTCCTTACTGTTGCACCCAATTAAGAGATTGCCATCTCCCAAGACCCTTGCATACTTCACTTCTCCCAATTGTGCTCTAATTACTTTGGTCAGTTTCAATGGATCAATTTTcttaactcctccttctccttcaaatCGTATCACTACGTTCTGTCCTTGGTTCTccaacttcctcttcttcactctcgGTTTCACCCAAATtctcttttcccctctttttcttcttccttgtctttTCCCACTCATTCTCCCTCTTGCCTCTCTACCACTTAGCTCCATGCTATCACTATCTCCCTCTACTCCAGCCATCCTGACTAAAGAGTAAAAGTCCCACTTCTGGGTCGACTGTAACTGCCTGTTaactctcttcctgtctgaccgacTAAGCCGCACCAGAAAACTTCCAAAACCAGCAAAAGCTCGCGCAAAATCAGCTCCCTCCGCTAGAGATCACACTGGATCGTCGTTCCTCTGTGACAGCTCCGATCTAAGGCTCCCGGCCTGCAAATGGATCCGCTGGCGCCATTCCGTCTCGGGCAAAGAGGTCTTCAGTGGTCGACTGCGCATGCGTAGCCGAGTCCACCTcgctcatttttttaaagtcaagcttacttgagataataagtttCTTTAAAGAAGATCAACAAAGTAAGCACAAATGAGAAAAGCTCACTATTTCTTTTCAAAGtaaactttactattacattttgCAGCCAGCGGCGGGCCTTCTGAGCCTCCTGAAGTTAGAGTTATTTTATActtcaaaaaaataagaatacaattttttattttggtttcttAATTGTTATTGCactattgtcttcctctgttgctgggCTTAGATCTGGAAATTGTGTGTACTGAGGATCACATGAATATGCTGTATATAAAGAAGCGAGTCATAGTATTCGTAATAACCATGCTTCTTGAAGGCAACGTAGCTGAGCTGTCACTCATAATACCACACCAGATCACGGCCAAAAGTGAAGCTGAAAAAACAAATGACAGAAAAAACATAACTGAATACATACACTTATTTATTTCAAACAATTGTATGAATTTGTCAATGTTCACAAACCTAAAACTTGCATTACCAGGTTCAAATCTTTTTTCCAAACTAACAACTCTTGGCCTGGATTTGACTCCACATACAGTACCTGCCGTTCACCACTAGAGTCGGCTGATGCTCCTTTAAAGTGAATAATCGGCGTGTGTCCGACGGCCCTTCAAGGCATCATTGGCCCCTCTCAACTGACAGCAACCGCTGCTCTTCAGTTTACTTCACGTGGGGGGGGTTAAAGTTTGTACTATTTGAAGGATGAAAATAGCCCCCCGTCAGGTGCAACTCTACACATGGGCTCCTGTTACAGCTCAACCAAAACACAGCCTCCGGCCACGTGAACAGAAAAGTGCTTTTTCACTGTCgatttgtgtctctggtcacagaataaaaatatttatatatgtacaacaacatgtaaacagCTTGGAGGTCGAGGGTTCCATCCCCGTCCTTCACACGGCGTGCTTCCCTCCATCTCGGAGCTGTGGAGGCAAACAGACCACAGTTCAGTGAACGCACCACCACATAATAACAAGTTGTTTATTCAGAAATATATTACTTTTCTTGTGATAAAGTGTGCCAAAAAACTAAGATTTAACTTTCTTGAATAGTTTTACACATGTGACATAATATTAGTCTCTATTTATAACTTCTGTAAACACTTCTAATCCACAACACGTGTGTGCAGAGGACAGACATAATCGgtgtctttaaatatatattaataaaaggtTTTAATGCACTTTGCAGCATCTTTCCAACACCAGGTTGCTTTGTGGTTTCTTTTTAATGATATTTTGTCATCTATTTCCACGAGAGGCGGCGTCCTGCAATGCACGAGACCATAAACGCGCGCGGCCACTCACCAGTTTCCTCTGCTTGCCGAGGCAGAACGTGCAGATGGACCGCAGCGAGGGCGCGTTGAGCGGCGCGGCGCCGTGCAGGACGCTCTGGTAGCCGAGGCACGGCTGTGCGTCGCGGCAGTCCTCCCCGAGCAGCAGCACGTTGGCCAGGTGCGAGATGTAGCTGGAGGCCAGGCGCAGCGTCTCGATCTTGGAGAGCTTCCTGTCCACGGGCTCGGTGGGAATGAGCGTGCGCAGCGCCGTGAAGGCCGTGTTCACGCTGTGCGTCCTGTCCCGCTCCCGCGCGTTGGCCGCTTGCCGCTGCTTGCTCGCACCGCCGCACGCGTCCTCGCCGCTGCCGCgtctccgccgccgcctccgcatcctcctgctgctccgccTGCCGCACCcatcctcctccggctccccgcGGGGGCTGCAGTCCCCGGTGGACTTCCAGTCGGAGCTGTCGCTGCAGCTGTCCAGGTCGGAGGCGCTGCCGGCAGTGGACCTCATCCTGGCTGCAGATTGGAGCTGCTGGAGGCGGGCGGGCGGCTGCACATCACTTTATCCTGAGGGTGAAAATAGCACCGGGGGGCCGAGCAGCTGCCGCCGATCCGGTGACCGAGGGGGTTCGCGCCGCCGGCCCCCCGGTATCGGCATACCACCGCTAATAAATGACGGCTGCTTTCTAGTCGCCAGCCCGCCGCGGAAAAGGGAAGACAGGTGGAGCctaaagggaggagggaggaggtggcaCCTGTTGTGGTCTGCAGGTTTATATTGGGCTCCACTGATATGGGGCTGCCTTCAAGGCCACTGGCACATCAGAAATATTGACTTTTTTAGGCAAATATTCAGTGTTAAATACCAAAACAAGCACCTCATGGAggtttatatttagtttttttcaatatatCGTATTTCAGAATACTTCTGCATCTATTGTTACACAATATGATGCAATGCGTTAACTACAACACAATGCATTTCATTAATAAGTCAAGTTTGAATAAACATACATGTTAAAATGTACAGcagaaattacatttataattaatatttacatttcaAACCTTCCAACATATTTCacttgtaaataaatatataatatttaacaatATTAACTTATTTTATACCTGATCTCACTGATGCCGTCaactaaatatttattatacaaaTTGGTATTATTTATGAAGTCAAAATGGGAAATTTACCttatttcttttaatattggtttctttttatatttaaaagttgACTATTTAAATGTTCAAGATATATACTTTGGAAAATACTTTTCCTTAAGTTCCAGAATATTTTCAGGTACTTTATACTTTCATATAATAAAGACACTATTTTGGAATGTAGGACTTGCAGTATTTGAACTTTTCAGGGCTCCTGCAGCACAAATTAAATGTGTAATGATGACCTTGATGCACAGTTTTATAACTGTGTGGATGGAGGGCAACAGCTTCAAGCTGCCACTGAGTGAACAGTCCAGGTGGACGCGTCCCGTGTGCCCACCAggatggacccccccccccccccttgcccgGTGCCATGTTAGGGGGTGGATATAAATATCTGAAGGGACGGTGCCTTCTGTGCGTGGCTGCAGAAAGCTCCGAGCCACCAGGTTGTTTATTTCCTTTGAATGACGTCTCAAGTTCATCTGCATTATTGTGCAGTTGTTATATattcttcacattgttgttttcgccaccagggggcagtaaAACCCTCATGATCATATCTAGaaggttg
Proteins encoded in this window:
- the si:ch211-246m6.4 gene encoding transcription factor 15; this encodes MRSTAGSASDLDSCSDSSDWKSTGDCSPRGEPEEDGCGRRSSRRMRRRRRRRGSGEDACGGASKQRQAANARERDRTHSVNTAFTALRTLIPTEPVDRKLSKIETLRLASSYISHLANVLLLGEDCRDAQPCLGYQSVLHGAAPLNAPSLRSICTFCLGKQRKLLRDGGKHAV